In Miscanthus floridulus cultivar M001 unplaced genomic scaffold, ASM1932011v1 fs_765_2_3, whole genome shotgun sequence, a single window of DNA contains:
- the LOC136532998 gene encoding uncharacterized protein: MAARRLLLLLAVVAASLLAADARPCHTFLVAFPADPNPNPSRGDGAVRHRLGIPHVATVITVFRVRRLGPHVPHGHRSHHHLHSIPANVQIHRPDLPHPAAAAAAGPQERAKGILVVVVGLLFGVACGALTAASVYLVWSMVAGAAAASPYDGLYDDEDEASDTESPKKVGYVIIQELEVHDGGKN, from the coding sequence atggccgcccgccgcctcctcctgctcctcgccgTTGTCGCCGCGTCCCTCCTCGCCGCCGACGCGCGGCCGTGCCACACCTTCCTCGTCGCCTTCCCCGCCGATCCCAACCCCAACCCCAGCAGAGGCGACGGCGCCGTCCGCCACCGCCTCGGCATCCCCCACGTCGCCACGGTCATCACTGTCTTCCGCGTCCGCCGCCTCGGTCCGCACGTCCCCCACGGCCACcgcagccaccaccacctccactccATTCCGGCCAACGTCCAGATCCACCGCCCCGATCTCCCGCACCCGGCCGCGGCCGCTGCCGCCGGGCCCCAGGAGCGCGCCAAGGGCATCCTCGTGGTCGTCGTCGGGCTCCTCTTCGGCGTCGCCTGCGGCGCGCTCACCGCTGCCTCCGTGTACCTCGTCTGGTCCATggtcgccggcgccgccgcggcctccCCGTACGACGGGCTCTatgacgacgaggacgaggcgtcTGACACCGAGAGCCCCAAGAAGGTCGGCTACGTCATCATCCAGGAGCTCGAGGTCCATGACGGCGGTAAGAACTAG